A window from Podospora bellae-mahoneyi strain CBS 112042 chromosome 1 map unlocalized CBS112042p_1, whole genome shotgun sequence encodes these proteins:
- the OCT1 gene encoding Mitochondrial intermediate peptidase (BUSCO:EOG09260JJW; COG:O; EggNog:ENOG503NU5K; MEROPS:MER0001156) encodes MLKSIQSQLLRSTRLRRPICSSCCLSHPQRRWLSVDALGPVSAFIHTPPKGYERHDDLLLRDIFDSSTHWKEFSAPPYINKPVGLFRNQYLRTPSGFLTFAQVSLKRARATVDKVLSAKTVEEYRGVVRQLDRLSDILCRVLDMCDFVRVTHPELLTQRSADQAWDLVYQYMNELNTMTGLYDQLIKAMSNPDVTSVWSEEEKAVAEVLRLDFTKSAVNLSQRHRERFVWLSSQISTVGSRFIQGMKPEYPEITVPSSKLMGMDPVEVRSATRFGQTTLETLGSKATLALRTVKDPEVRRALYHASRTASTRSVAMLEHMVKLRGELADLSGFESYGHLALRDRMMAKSPEAVDQFLRALAHSNGHKAKTELAELRMLKERETGKSEEVYPWDKDYYQEALRRSERTPTRSDDLSAYFSVGVVMQGLSRLFTQLYGIRFVPTQTLPGETWHPDVRRLDVVSDTDGVVAVLYCDLFYRPDKSPNPAHFTLRCSREISAEEVDEIWLESKHDPDAQSFPTPEQAANDGMMYSKRGKAVMQLPTIALVCDFPQAARDQPALLNFYELETLFHEMGHAIHSILARTSFQNVSGTRCATDLAELPSTLMEFFAADPAVLALFARHYQTNEPLPYKLVTQKLHQARRFEGLDTENQIIMAMLDQRLHSAEANRPGFDSTKIFHQIQRELSSMQPDPEDTRWQGFFGHLSGYGSTYYSYLFDKVLAQRVWDVVFSGGANGLALDRQNGERLKESLLKWGGGRDPWTCLSDVLKDERLADGGEKAMALVGSWGAGSH; translated from the coding sequence ATGTTGAAATCGATACAGTCCCAACTTTTACGGTCGACCCGGCTGAGGCGACCAATATGTTCCAGTTGTTGTTTGTCCCACCCGCAACGAAGATGGCTCTCGGTAGATGCTTTGGGCCCAGTGTCTGCCTTCATTCACACCCCGCCCAAGGGTTATGAACGACATGACGACCTTTTGCTCCGCGACATTTTCGATTCGTCGACGCATTGGAAGGAGTTTTCGGCACCGCCGTACATAAACAAACCGGTCGGTCTGTTTAGGAATCAGTATCTGAGGACACCTAGTGGGTTCCTCACCTTCGCCCAGGTGAGCTTGAAGAGAGCGCGGGCCACCGTCGACAAGGTGCTGTCGGcaaagacggtggaggaATATCGAGGAGTTGTTCGCCAACTTGACAGGTTGAGCGATATCCTTTGTCGAGTTCTCGATATGTGCGATTTCGTCCGTGTGACACACCCAGAGCTTCTCACCCAGCGCAGCGCCGACCAAGCTTGGGATTTGGTATATCAGTACATGAACGAGCTCAACACCATGACTGGCTTATACGATCAGCTGATCAAGGCCATGTCGAACCCCGATGTTACGTCTGTGTGGtcagaagaggaaaaggctgttgctgaggtgttgaggttggattTCACCAAGTCTGCCGTCAACCTCAGCCAAAGGCACCGGGAGCGTTTCGTGTGGTTGTCGTCGCAAATCAGCACAGTTGGGTCTCGGTTCATCCAGGGGATGAAGCCAGAGTACCCCGAGATTACTGTGCCGAGCAGCAAGCTTATGGGCATGGACCCGGTAGAGGTCAGATCGGCCACTCGGTTTGGCCAGACCACCTTGGAGACACTGGGTTCAAAAGCCACTTTGGCGTTGCGGACGGTCAAGGATCCTGAGGTCAGGCGTGCTCTCTATCACGCTTCTCGTACAGCATCTACCCGCTCGGTAGCTATGCTCGAGCATATGGTCAAGTTGAGAGGCGAGCTCGCCGATCTCTCAGGCTTTGAGAGTTATGGCCATCTGGCTCTTCGTGATCGCATGATGGCCAAAAGCCCAGAGGCGGTGGACCAATTTCTCCGTGCCCTGGCACACAGCAATGGCCACAAAGCCAAAACAGAATTGGCCGAGCTCAGAatgttgaaggagagggagacaGGCAAGTCTGAGGAGGTTTACCCTTGGGATAAGGACTACTACCAGGAGGCTCTTCGAAGATCAGAGAGGACTCCGACGCGGTCGGATGACCTCTCCGCCTACTTTTCTGTCGGCGTCGTCATGCAGGGCCTCTCCAGGCTTTTCACTCAACTGTACGGCATCAGATTTGTGCCAACGCAAACATTGCCGGGAGAGACATGGCATCCGGATGTGCGCCGCCTTGATGTCGTGTCTGATACAGATGGCGTGGTGGCTGTGTTATACTGTGATCTTTTCTACCGGCCAGACAAGTCGCCCAACCCAGCTCACTTTACGCTCCGCTGCTCACGCGAGATCTCGgcagaggaggtggacgagatCTGGCTTGAGAGCAAACACGATCCAGATGCTCAGTCTTTCCCGACCCCGGAGCAGGCGGCGAACGACGGGATGATGTACTCCAAGCGTGGAAAGGCCGTGATGCAGCTTCccaccatcgccctcgtCTGTGACTTTCCCCAGGCCGCCAGGGACCAGCCTGCTCTCCTGAACTTTTACGAGTTGGAAACGCTCTTTCATGAGATGGGCCACGCCATACACTCGATCCTAGCTCGTACCTCGTTCCAGAATGTGTCTGGCACCAGGTGCGCTACAGACCTGGCGGAGCTGCCATCGACATTGATGGAGTTCTTTGCCGCCGACCCGGCCGTGCTGGCGTTATTTGCTCGGCATTACCAGACGAACGAGCCGCTTCCTTACAAGCTGGTCACTCAAAAGCTCCACCAGGCGCGGAGGTTCGAGGGTCTGGACACTGAAAACCAGATTATTATGGCAATGCTGGATCAAAGGCTTCACTCAGCTGAAGCTAATCGACCTGGGTTTGACTCTACCAAGATATTCCACCAGATTCAGAGAGAGCTCAGCAGCATGCAGCCTGATCCAGAGGACACGAGATGGCAGGGTTTTTTTGGGCATTTGTCTGGGTACGGAAGCACTTACTATAGCTATCTGTTCGACAAGGTGCTGGCCCAACGGGTTTGGGACGTGGTGTTTTCCGGTGGCGCAAACGGCTTGGCGCTAGATAGACAAAACGGGGAGAGGCTTAAGGAGAGCCTCCTCAAGTGGGGCGGCGGTCGTGACCCATGGACATGCCTCTCTGATGTTTTGAAGGACGAGAGGCTGGCTGATGGCGGAGAGAAGGCCATGGCTTTGGTGGGCAGTTGGGGGGCAGGAAGTCACTAG
- a CDS encoding uncharacterized protein (EggNog:ENOG503NXG2; MEROPS:MER0215828; COG:D) — translation MPLGIQRLNAKKSQPNDRIIFIKPIPGPHEAIAQDFLERIAAQCVPIMRQHHLSVTSLEEFPPNREFVGRNFNAGEVIQLVLKSHSGRWLPFNYVQMVMMHELAHNKQMNHSKAFWQVRNQFADELRGLWQRGFTGEGLWGRGALLSTGEWERNAVGEGEELPEHLCGGTYRSRRGGRKRKVKVDWKEQRERRILRKFGAGGEKLGEDEAVKKELEKGKKVKGKPRVAGSGRGRELRAAAALARLEQGKKGEGEVKKEEEEEEETDSGDEYEEDVSQGPDAVDFDGKKLLDGKGQGMVKSFGRIKKEPGTGSLILNPVKSTPIKPDTSSEKRPPVPKPPPPKPKVQAQSPNTKLLHPKAEQCQPLKLKTPAPLPTTATTKPTTCPTCSFDNEPISAICAICSNVLNPTRVSDSWACTSTTCTGTKYRNAGDVGICGVCGARKPQARLADQAYIAPAYRDSKQRG, via the exons ATGCCCCTCGGCATCCAACGCCTCAACGCCAAGAAATCACAACCCAACGACcgcatcatcttcatcaagCCCATCCCCGGGCCCCATGAAGCTATCGCTCAGGATTTCCTCGAGCGAATAGCTGCGCAATGCG TCCCCATAATgcgccaacaccacctctcGGTCACCTCTTTAGAAGAATTCCCCCCCAACCGTGAATTCGTCGGCCGCAACTTCAACGCCGGCGAGGTAATCCAGCTAGTCCTCAAATCCCATTCGGGTCGTTGGCTCCCCTTCAACTATGTTCAAATGGTCATGATGCATGAGCTCGCCCACAACAAGCAGATGAATCATTCCAAGGCTTTCTGGCAGGTTCGCAACCAGTTTGCTGATGAGCTGAGAGGGTTGTGGCAGAGGGGTTTCACTGGGGAGGGGCTTTGGGGTAGGGGCGCGTTGTTGAGTacgggggagtgggagaggaatgcggttggggagggggaggagttgccGGAGCATTTGTGTGGTGGGACGTATCGGAgtaggagggggggaaggaagaggaaggtgaaggTTGATTGGAaggagcagagggagagaaggatACTCAGGAAGtttggggcgggaggggagaagcttggggaggatgaggcggtGAAAAAGGAGTTGGAAaaagggaagaaggtgaaggggaagCCGAGGGTGGcagggagtgggagagggagggagttgagggctgcggctgctttggcgaggttggaacaggggaagaagggggaaggggaggtgaagaaagaggaggaggaggaggaggagacggatAGTGGGGATGAATATGAGGAGGATGTAAGCCAGGGTCCGGATGCGGTTGACTTTGATGGGAAGAAATTGCTTGACGGGAAAGGGcaggggatggtgaag AGTTTTGGGAGGATCAAGAAAGAGCCTGGAACTGGGTCCTTGATTCTCAACCCGGTCAAATCGACACCGATAAAGCCAGACACCTCATCAGAAAAGAGACCACCAGTACCAAAaccgccgccaccgaaaCCGAAAGTCCAGGCACAGTCGCCAAATACCAAATTATTACACCCGAAAGCAGAGCAATGTCAGCCTCTTAAACTGAAAACACCAGCGCCATTACCCACTACTGCCACAACTAAACCGACCACGTGCCCAACTTGCTCCTTTGACAACGAGCCAATATCCGCCATTTGCGCTATATGCAGCAATGTCCTCAACCCAACGAGGGTTTCCGACTCTTGGGCATGTACCAGCACGACGTGTACCGGGACAAAGTATCGCAATGCGGGCGACGTTGGAATTTGCGGAGTGTGTGGAGCTCGCAAGCCACAGGCTAGATTGGCGGATCAAGCTTATATCGCCCCTGCGTACCGGGACAGTAAACAAAGGGGGTGA
- the ENO1 gene encoding phosphopyruvate hydratase (COG:G; EggNog:ENOG503NXC1): MGITKVHARYVYDSRGNPTVEVDVVTEETGLARAIVPSGASTGQHEACELRDGDKTHWAGKGVLQAVKNVNEVIGPALIKEKIDVKDQSKVDEFLLKLDGTPNKTKLGANAILGVSLAVAKAGAAEKGVPLYAHVSDLAGTKKPYVLPVPFMNVLNGGSHAGGRLAFQEFMIVPSAAPSFSEAMRQGAEVYQKLKGLAKKKYGQSAGNVGDEGGVAPDIQSAEEALELITEAIEAAGYTGQIKIAMDVASSEFYKEDAKKYDLDFKNPESDPSKWLTYEELAALYSDLCKKYPIVSIEDPFAEDDWEAWSYFYKTQGESIQIVADDLTVTNPLRIKKAIELKASNALLLKVNQIGTLTESIQAAKDSYADGWGVMVSHRSGETEDVTIADIAVGIRSGEIKTGAPCRSERLAKLNQILRIEEELGENAVYAGENFRKSINL; this comes from the exons ATGGGTATCACCAAGGTTCACGCTCGTTACGTCTACGACTCTCGTGGCAACCCCACCGTCGAGGTCGATGTCGTGACCGAGGAGACTGGCCTCGCCCGCGCCATCGTGCCATCTGGTGCCTCCACCG GTCAGCACGAGGCTTGCGAGCTCCGTGACGGCGACAAGACCCACTGGGCTGGCAAGGGTGTTCTCCAGGCCGTCAAGAACGTCAACGAGGTCATTGGCCCCGCgctcatcaaggagaagattgACGTCAAGGACCAGAGCAAGGTCGACGAgttcctcctcaagctcgACGGTACccccaacaagaccaagctcGGTGCCAACGCCATTCTCGGTGTCAGTTTGGCTGTCGCCAAGGCCGGTGCTGCCGAGAAGGGTGTCCCTCTCTACGCTCACGTCTCCGACCTTGCCGGCACCAAGAAGCCCTATGTCCTCCCCGTTCCCTTCATGAACGTCCTCAACGGCGG TTCCCACGCCGGTGGCCGTCTTGCCTTCCAAGAGTTCATGATCGTTCCTTCTGCCGCCCCCTCTTTCTCCGAGGCCATGCGCCAGGGTGCTGAGGTGTAccagaagctcaagggcctcgccaagaagaagtACGGCCAGTCCGCTGGCAACGTCGGtgacgagggtggtgttgctccCGATATCCAgagcgccgaggaggccCTCGAGCTCATCACCGAGGCCATTGAGGCCGCTGGCTACACTGGCCAGATCAAGATCGCCATGGATGTCGCCTCCAGCGAGTTCTACAAGGAGGACGCCAAGAAGTACGATCTCGACTTCAAGAACCCCGAGAGCGACCCCTCCAAGTGGCTCACCTACGAGGAGTTGGCTGCCCTCTACTCCGACCTCTGCAAGAAGTACCCCATCGTCTCCATCGAGGACCCCTTCGCTGAGGATGACTGGGAGGCCTGGAGCTACTTCTACAAGACCCAGGGCGAGTCCATCCAGATCGTTGCTGACGACTTGACCGtcaccaaccctctccgCATCAAGAAGGCCATTGAGCTCAAGGCTTCCAACGCCCTTCTCCTCAAGGTCAACCAGATCGGTACCCTTACCGAGTCCATCCAGGCCGCCAAGGACTCCTATGCCGATGGCTGGGGCGTCATGGTTTCTCACCGCTCTGGTGAGACCGAGGATGTCACCATCGCCGACATTGCCGTCGGTATCCGCTCCGGCGAGATCAAGACCGGCGCTCCCTGCAGATCGGAGCGCCTGGCCAAGCTTAACCAGATTCTCCgcatcgaggaggagcttggcgaGAACGCCGTGTATGCCGGCGAGAACTTCCGCAAATCCATCAACTTGTAA
- a CDS encoding uncharacterized protein (EggNog:ENOG503P5HE), protein MAWVVVVKENHLVSPGFFLDLYLFILHPRVRHLLELPTASHESFFCFVVWVNHRCWHHCSFLESFFFFLLSFLAGWVCGLFSPFLFLYLPSCRCCCCCGCPSPAFLKNYPDKQRQLLPLERQKMFPKLLTTTLAVLLLLTFSPLSALSAPTTAPKPRWFETYSHVARRAIVPQSYYEVLHIRRQQYALANPRSIVKDVVCLDRKAHIVAHDEAAASLQICNGSIAGTGRGQYCQGGLKATEAKVGTAVFRLKSVNERQSINVSRERWQMCVQAAREACPTGGLRGVCLGAARWGGSVEFELGSA, encoded by the exons ATGGCATGGGTAGTTGTTGTGAAGGAAAACCACCTGGTCTCCCCCGGGTTCTTTTTGGACTTGTATCTGTTCATCTTACATCCTCGAGTTCGCCATTTGCTTGAACTTCCGACGGCATCCCACGAatcctttttttgtttcgtGGTTTGGGTCAATCACCGATGCTGGCATCATTGTTCTTTTCTTgaatccttcttcttttttcttctttcgtTTCTTGCCGGCTGGGTCTGTGgccttttttccccctttttgtttctttaTCTTCCgtcttgtcgttgttgttgttgttgtggttgtccATCTCCAGCCTTTTTGAAGAACTACCCCGACAAGCAACGACAGCTTCTCCCACTTGAGCGGCAAAAGATGttccccaaactcctcaccaccacccttgcggtcctcctcctcctcactttTTCCCCTCTCAGTGCCCTCTCGGCCCCTACTACAGCGCCAAAACCCCGCTGGTTCGAAACTTATTCTCATGTTGCCCGCCGCGCCATAGTGCCTCAGTCGTATTATGAGGTGCTGCATATCCGGAGACAGCAGTACGCCCTTGCCAATCCGAGGTCTATAGTCAAGGATGTTGTCTGCCTGGACAGAAAGGC GCATATTGTTGCTCATGACGAAGCCGCTGCCTCGCTCCAGATTTGCAACGGGAGTATAGCTGGCACGGGCAGAGGTCAGTACTGCCAGGGCGGGCTGAAGGCAACAGAAGCAAAGGTCGGGACGGCAGTTTTTCGGCTGAAGAGCGTGAACGAGAGGCAGAGTATCAATGTTAGTAGGGAGAGGTGGCAAATGTGTGTGCAGGCGGCTAGGGAGGCTTGTCCTACGGgcgggttgaggggggtttgtCTAGGGGCGGCGAGGTGGGGTGGGAGTGTTGAATTTGAGTTGGGGAGTGCTTGA
- the APE2 gene encoding Aminopeptidase 2 mitochondrial (COG:E; COG:O; EggNog:ENOG503NWST; MEROPS:MER0001010), which translates to MCRTHAQADVASGVNVAARELLPTNVIPRHYHVTLEPNFKDFTFDGTVVIDLDVAEDSKSISLHTLELDVHSATVSSEGQTVSSSPKISYNETTQVTTFDFDNEVPKGKKAQLEIKFTGQLNDKMAGFYRSTYKKEDGSQGLLAVSQMEPTDARRSFPCFDEPSLKAEFTVTLIADKNLTCLSNMDVSGETEVQSKQTNAAKKAVTFNKSPLMSTYLVAFVVGELNYIETNEFRVPVRVYAPPGQDIEHGRFSLNLAAKTLAFYEKVFGIEFPLPKMDQIAIPDFAQGAMENWGLVTYRVVDLLLDEKASGAATKERVAEVVQHELAHQWFGNLVTMDWWDGLWLNEGFATWASWYSCNIFYPEWKVWETYVVDNLQRALSLDSLRSSHPIEVPVKRADEINQIFDAISYSKGSCVLRMISTYLGEDTFLEGVRRYLKKHAYGNTQTGDLWASLAEASGKGVEDVMQVWTKNIGYPVVTVEEKGNNTVKLKQNRFLRTGDTKPEEDRVIYPVFLGLRTKDGIDESQTLSKREDTFKVPNNDFFKLNANHTGLYRTSYSPERLAKLGEAAKNGLLSVEDRAGMIADAGALATSGYQKTSGVLNLLKGFETETEFVVWNEIIGRVASVQSAWMFEDKAVRDGLEAFLRELVSAKAHQLGWEFSEKDGHIEQQFKAMLFGSAGLSGDQKIIDTAKEMFKKYMAGDRSAVHPNIRGSVFSMALKHGGKEEYDAVLDFYRKSTNSDERNTALRCLGRAKDPELIKRTLDLLFSGEVKDQDIYMPTAGLRSHPEGIEALYEWMTQNWEKLVEKLPPALSMLGTMVTIFTSSFTKKEQLAKVEQFFADKSTNGFDQSLAQSLDAIRSKISWVERDREDVASWVKENTKSS; encoded by the exons ATGTGCAGAACTCACGCCCAAGCCGATGTGGCTAGTGGGGTCAATGTGGCAGCTCGTGAGCTGCTCCCCACCAACGTCATCCCACGGCACTATCATGTTACTCTCGAGCCCAACTTCAAGGACTTCACCTTCGACGGCACTGTCGTGATTGACCTCGATGTGGCCGAGGACTCCAAGTCCATTTCCCTTCATACCCTTGAGCTTGACGTGCACAGTGCCACTGTCAGCTCCGAGGGGCAGACTGTCAG CTCCTCGCCCAAGATCTCATACAATGAGACCACCCAAGTCACCacctttgactttgacaatGAAGTCCCCAAAGGCAAGAAGGCCCAGCTTGAGATCAAGTTCACTGGTCAGCTGAACGACAAGATGGCCGGTTTCTACCGTTCGACTtacaagaaggaggacggcTCCCAGGGTCTTCTTGCCGTCAGCCAGATGGAACCTACCGATGCTCGCCGCTCTTTCCCTTGCTTTGACGAGCCTTCACTCAAGGCCGAGTTCACAGTCACGCTCATTGCCGACAAGAACTTGACCTGCCTCAGCAACATGGATGTTTCTGGCGAGACAGAGGTCCAGTCGAAGCAGACCAATGCCGCCAAGAAGGCCGTCACCTTCAACAAGTCACCACTCATGTCCACATACCTTGtggcttttgttgttggtgagctgAACTACATCGAGACCAACGAGTTCCGTGTCCCCGTCCGCGTGTATGCTCCCCCTGGCCAAGATATTGAGCATGGTCGCTTCTCACTCAACCTCGCTGCCAAGACTCTCGCGTTCTACGAGAAGGTCTTTGGCATCGAGTTCCCCTTGCCCAAGATGGACCAGATCGCTATCCCCGATTTCGCCCAGGGCGCCATGGAGAACTGGGGTCTGGTGACGTACCGTGTTGTCGATTTGCTGCTGGATGAAAAGGCCAGTGGCGCGGCGACCAAGGAGCGTGTTGCTGAGGTTGTTCAGCACGAGCTGGCTCACCAATGGTTTGGTAACCTTGTCACTATGGATTGGTGGGATGGCTTGTGGCTCAACGAGGGCTTCGCTACCTGGGCCTCATGGTATTCCTGCAACATCTTCTACCCCGAGTGGAAGGTCTGGGAGACGTATGTTGTCGACAACCTTCAGCGCGCCCTGTCTTTGGACTCCCTCCGCAGCAGTCACCCCATTGAAGTGCCTGTCAAGCGAGCCGACGAGATCAACCAGATCTTCGATGCCATTTCTTACTCCAAGGGCTCTTGCGTCCTGCGCATGATCTCAACCTACCTTGGCGAAGATACCTTCCTGGAGGGTGTCAGACGTTATCTCAAGAAGCACGCCTACGGCAACACCCAGACCGGAGACCTCTGGGCGTCTCTTGCTGAGGCCAGCGGAAAGGGCGTCGAGGATGTTATGCAGGTGTGGACCAAGAACATCGGCTACCCTGTTGTGACcgtcgaggagaagggcaACAACACCGTCAAGCTGAAGCAGAACCGCTTCTTGCGCACTGGCGACACCAAGCCCGAAGAGGACAGGGTCATCTATCCCGTCTTCTTGGGTCTCCGCACCAAGGATGGTATTGACGAGTCGCAAACTTTGAGCAAGCGTGAGGACACCTTCAAGGTGCCCAACAACGACTTTTTCAAGCTCAACGCCAACCACACCGGTCTGTACCGCACCTCTTACTCCCCTGAGCGCCTCGCCAAGCTTGGcgaggctgccaagaacGGTCTTCTCAGCGTGGAAGACCGCGCCGGTATGATTGCCGATGCCGGCGCTTTGGCCACCTCTGGCTACCAAAAGACGTCTGGAGTCCTGAATCTCCTCAAGGGATTCGAGACCGAGACCGAGTTCGTTGTCTGGAACGAGATCATTGGTCGTGTTGCCTCAGTTCAGAGTGCCTGGATGTTCGAGGACAAGGCTGTCCGCGACGGCCTAGAGGCTTTCCTGCGCGAACTTGTTAGTGCTAAGGCGCACCAACTTGGCTGGGAATTCTCCGAGAAGGATGGTCATATTGAGCAGCAGTTCAAGGCTATGCTCTTCGGAAGTGCTGGTCTGTCCGGAGACCAGAAGATCATCGATACGGCCAAGGAGATGTTCAAGAAGTACATGGCCGGTGACCGGTCTGCTGTGCACCCCAACATTAGGGGCAGCGTCTTTAGTATGGCGCTGAAGCATGgtggcaaggaggag TACGACGCCGTCCTCGACTTCTACCGCAAGTCCACCAACAGTGATGAGCGCAACACTGCCCTGCGCTGCCTCGGCCGTGCCAAGGATCCCGAGCTGATCAAGAGAACTTTGGATCTCCTGTTCAGCggtgaggtcaaggaccAGGATATCTACATGCCGACTGCTGGTCTGCGTAGCCATCCCGAGGGTATCGAGGCCTTGTATGAGTGGATGACGCAGAACTGGGAGAAGCTTGTCGAGAAGCTCCCTCCTGCGCTGTCTATGCTCGGTACCATGGTGACTATCTTCACGTCTAGCTTCACGAAGAAGGAGCAGCTTGCCAAGGTTGAGCAGTTCTTCGCTGACAAGAGCACCAACGGATTCGATCAGTCTCTTGCGCAGAGCCTGGACGCCATTCGCTCCAAGATCTCCTGGGTCGAGCGCGACCGTGAGGATGTCGCTTCTTGGGTGAAGGAGAACACGAAGAGTTCGTAA
- a CDS encoding uncharacterized protein (EggNog:ENOG503P24Y; COG:S) has protein sequence MAARLLFQRRAAPLTAAVLVGSIAFSPSIAHAEAPNGRQFPRKPIYDDDLDDPLPTSKTLPAPPKPAAAEPTTPSTSLIALPTTSEPAVIKKETPTDLLAQRIRSARLYLYHHSCILEDAVNSSLSRAFDLEQSFTSTISGLAPDRASGEKLMPGAIYVLVAGMAGSIVARNRNVLLRTATPLALGITAAWTVLPVTMTNVSELLWYYEKKVPAVAEAHLQVREGVEKGVYMAKVHAELAQRKIEEGVREAREGLEGWVRKGK, from the exons ATGGCTGCCAGACTGCTGTTTCAACGG cgAGCCGCGCCATTGACGGCCGCCGTCCTCGTCGGCAGCATcgccttctctccctccatcGCCCATGCCGAAGCCCCCAACGGTCGTCAGTTT CCCAGAAAACCCAtctacgacgacgacctcgacgaccccctccccacctccaaaaccctccccgctccccccaagccagcagcagccgagccaacaacaccctccacctccctcatcgccctccccaccacctccgaACCAGCCGTCATCAAAAAAGAAACCCCcaccgacctcctcgcccagcgAATCCGCTCCGCCCGCCTCTACCTCTACCACCACTCCTGCATCCTCGAAGACGCagtcaactcctccctctcccgcgcCTTCGACCTCGAGcaatcttttacttccaccATCTCCGGCCTCGCCCCCGACCGTGCCTCAGGAGAAAAGCTCATGCCCGGTGCCATCTATGTCCTCGTAGCCGGAATGGCAGGCAGCATTGTCGCCCGCAACAGAAACGTCCTCCTCCGCACGGCGACACCCCTGGCGTTGGGCATCACCGCCGCTTGGACCGTCCTCCCCGTCACGATGACAAACGTCTCGGAGCTGCTGTGGTATTACGAGAAGAAGGTACCTGCGGTGGCGGAGGCGCATCTGCAGgttagggagggggtggagaagggTGTTTACATGGCAAAGGTGCATGCCGAGCTGGCGCAGaggaagattgaggagggggttagggAGGCtagggaggggttggaggggtgggttagGAAGGGGAAATAA
- the TPC1 gene encoding mitochondrial thiamine pyrophosphate transporter (EggNog:ENOG503NZKI; COG:C) produces MSAKPGDRLKDEGTRLQVTAAGATAGVVSRFVIAPLDVVKIRLQLQTHSLSDPLSTRNLHGSPIYKGTLPTLLSIVRSEGLTGLWKGNLPAELLYLCYFAVQFTTYRQTTLLLHSTLGESTLPPSAESFISGAAAGATGTTATYPLDLLRTRFAAQGNDKIYKGFLPAIRQIHHQEGYKGFFRGLAPALGQIIPFMGTFFAVYETLRPKLSKLELPFSSGGALAGTIASVTAKTGTFPLDLVRKRIQVQGPTRGGYVHKNIPEYTHGTLGTMREIVAREGVRGLYRGLTVSLVKAAPASAVTMWTYERALRFYGSLGTGGNNVKEI; encoded by the exons ATGTCAGCCAAACCAGGCGACCGCCTCAAAGATGAAGGCACCCGCCTCCAagtcaccgccgccggcgccaCAGCCGGTGTAGTCTCTCG CTTCGTCATAGCACCCCTAGACGTAGTCAAAATCCgcctccaactccaaacccactccctctccgaccccctctccacccgcAACCTCCACGGCTCCCCTATCTACAAaggcaccctccccaccctcctctccattgTTCGGTCCGAAGGCCTCACCGGCCTCTGGAAAGGAAACCTCCCCGCCGAACTCCTGTACCTCTGCTATTTCGCCGTCCAGTTCACCACCTACCGCCAAaccactctcctcctccactccaCCCTCGGCGAGTctaccctccccccatcagcAGAATCCTTCATCTCCGGCGCGGCAGCCGGAGCAACAGGCACAACAGCCACCTACCCCCTCGACCTCCTACGAACCCGCTTCGCTGCCCAGGGCAATGACAAAATCTACAAGggcttcctccccgccatcaGACAGATCCATCACCAGGAGGGGTACAAAGGTTTCTTCCGGGGGTTAGCCCCCGCCCTGGGACAGATCATCCCCTTTATGGGGACGTTCTTCGCCGTGTACGAGACCCTTCGTCCCAAATTGTCAAAGCTGGAGCTTCCCTTCAGTTCAGGCGGGGCATTGGCAGGGACGATAGCTTCTGTTACTGCCAAAACAGGGACGTTTCCGTTGGATTTGGTGAGAAAGAGAATACAGGTGCAGGGCCCGACGAGGGGGGGGTATGTGCATAAGAATATACCAGAGTATACCCACGGGACATTGGGTACGATGAGAGAGATTGTAGcgcgggagggggtgaggggctTGTATAGGGGGTTGACGGTGAGCTTGGTCAAGGCTGCGCCGGCGAGCGCGGTGACCATGTGGACTTATGAGCGGGCGTTGAGGTTTTATGGGAGTTTGGGAACAGGGGGGAATAACGTCAAGGAGATTTGA